GCACAAAATGTTAACATTATCCGGCTGTCTGATGTATACCTGATGGCGGCAGAATGTGCGGTAGAAACCAACGACCTGGATGCAGCAAAAACCTGGGTGAATCTGGTGCGGACGCGTGCGGCTACTTTAGCGCCGGTGCTGACCGGATCGGGCCAACCCGCTGCCGTTTACAAAATAGGCACCTACCCATCCTTCCCCAGTCAGGATTATGCGCGGAAAGCGGTGCGGTTTGAACGAAGATTGGAACTGGCACTGGAGGGGCACCGTTATTATGACCTGGTACGCTGGGGCATTGCCAAAGATGTGCTGGAATCCTATAAGGATTTTGAAAAGCAATATGTATCTGCGTCTCAGCCGGCAGGATTCACCTATCCCGATTGGGATAAGGGAATGCTCATTCCACGGGAGCAGATCGACCGGGCACAGGGTGTGTTGAGGCAGAATCAATAACCGGGCATCAGGCTGGTTCATATGTATACCCCCATCAATGTTGTATTGGTGGGGGTTTGCATATCCGGAGCGGCTATGATTATCCAGTAATAAAATCTTATTTTCGTTTACAGCAACGATAAAACATTCCATTTGAAAATAATTACCATCATCCTTTCCCTGCTGGGCCTTTCGATCTGCCTGTTTACCTGCACCAGCCGGTACAATTCTGGTAATGATTCAAGAGGTCCGCAATATGCAGGGGCCGCCCGTTGTGTTCAATGTCATCAGGAAATAGCGCGCAGTTATGTTCACGCCCATCATTATAAAACATCATCTAAAACAGACGTGGATGTGGTTAAAAAAATCATCACCGCTTTAAATGACACCGTCCGTTTTCCAGGTAATCAACTGGTGCGCCTGGAGACCGTTAATAAGGGGATCATGCAAACCTATATGTTGAATGGAGGGCAAGTGGCCCGTGAGCAGATGGATTTTGCATTTGGCTCAGGAGAAAAAGCGTGGACCTTTGGCTATTGGCGGGATGAGAAACTGTACCAGTTGCCGCTTACCTACCTGTCGGAATTAAAACGCTGGACAAACAGTCCGGGCTTTCCCGCAGATCATCCGGACTATTCACGACTTATTGTAGGCCGGTGTATGGAGTGCCATAGTTCATATGCTGCTGTAGAAAGAAACCTGGAGGGGGGCATGCGCTATACCGAAAAGATCGATCCCGGCTCCATCATTTATGGAATCGATTGTGAGCGTTGTCATGGCCCTGCCGCGCAACATGTAGCGTTTCATATGGATCATCCGGATGAAAAGACTGCGAAGTTTATGACGCCGATAAAATCATTGAGCCGGCAGCGGCAACTGGACCTTTGTGCTACCTGTCATTCCGGCGACCCGGTAAATCTGAGATCGATCTTTGCGTTTGTACCGGGAGATACACTTTCCAACTATTATATGTATTACCCCGGAGTTGCCGCCAATCCGGATGCACACGGCATGCAAATGCAATCGCTGATGCAGAGCCAGTGTTTTCTGCAGAGCAACCTTACCTGTACCAGTTGTCATGATACCCATAAAAATGAAGGCAGTATGCAGGAGGTGTTTGTGCAGCGTTGTATGTCCTGTCATTTAAAATCCGATCATGCGGTTGCCATGCGCAGTGCAAAGAACGATTGTATCAGTTGTCATATGCCGCTGGAGGCATCCAAAAGTTTAGATTTTAATAATAGTGCGGAACAAAAAAATACCAGTTATCGCCTGAGGACCCACCGGATTGCTGTTTATCCGGATTCTAAGTAAAATAACAAACCTATTGCTGCCGGACGAGCGCTCCGGAGAGTATTAGCAGAGCACCCGGGCTGGCAACCGTACGGCGGGGAAACGGTAGAAAGCACGAAATTTTATGACAGAAGATTTACGCATTAAAGAATCAAATACGCTCGTTAACAGGAATATAATCATTTGTTTTGTGATTTTGGCCGTTTTGGCTTACGTTATGGAGCTTAAGAAGTGGGCAAATTTTAAAGAAGACGGAAAATTGGTTACTGCTACAGTGGTGGATTATTCGACGGGCAGGTATGCTTCGTTAACAGCAACCTTTGACTATAATAAGAAAGTGTTCCAAGGAAAAGTCCAGACGTCGGTACTAAGCGAACAATGGCCACAACTTGTTGGCCGCAGCCTTAAGGCATTGTACAGTGAAAAGGAAAATATGGTCGTACTGTTGGTGTTTCCTGAAGACTTTAAAGCGTATCATATTAAGCCCGACAGTATTTCTACCTGGGTAAGGGATCATTTAGTGCATTATTAGAGTGTAGTGAATCACCCGCTGTGGGTCATAATAGGGGTATACAAAAAAAAGAGCGGCCATCTGAAGCCGCTCTTTTTTTATAAGTTACTAGGGTTAATACCCCCTTTCGTTCTTTCCCTCCATATAGTTCATAAAGGCCTGGTTTACCACCCGGTTACCGCCCGGGGTGGGATAGTCGCCCGTAAAGTACCAGTCGCCCAGGTTATTGGGGCATGCTTTATGAAGGTCTTCAATGCTCTGGAAGATCACCTGTACCGGAATGTTCAAACCGGCCGGCGTGATCATTTCGGCTATTTTCTCAGTGATCTCATCCACTGTGCTGCTTTTATAGAGCTGTTTTACCACGTTCTCGGTATGTAGCAGGTGCTGCTCCTTCAGGTCCTTGCATTTTTGAAGCAATTCATCCAGCAGGGATTCTTTCCCTTTATCTTTTAATACTTCTACCGCGGCACTGAAGGCAATAAAATCGCCCATTTTGCTCATATCGATTCCATAGCAGTCCGGGTAGCGGATCTGCGGGCAGGAAGAAACTACGATGATCTTTTTGGGCTGCAGGCGGGAAAGCATTTTGATGATACTCTCTTTCAGCGTGGTACCTCTTACGATCGAATCATCGATCACCACGATGGTATCGATGCCGGGACGCACAGTACCATAAGTAATATCGTACACGTGCTGCACCATTTCGTTCCGGCTGGCATCTTCGGTAATAAACGTGCGCATCTTTACATCCTTGATCGCTATTTTATCGATCCGGATGCGGCGGTTGACCATCTCGCTTAGCTTTTCCTCGTCAAAGTCTTTACCCCAGCTTAAAATGCGTTCTATTTTGATCTTATTCAGGTAGAGCTGCATGCCCTTGTGGAGGCCCAGGAAGGCCACTTCTGCGGTATTGGGAATATAGGAAAAGATGGTATTCTTCAGATCGAAATCGATCGCTTTCAGCACCTGCTCACTCAAATTGAAACCAAGTGCTTTCCGCTCTTTATAAATCTTTTCGTCACTGCCCCGCGAAAAATAAATGCGTTCGAAGCTGCAGGCCTTGCGCTCGCCCGGGGTCACTACTTCCGCAATTTCATATTCCCCGTTTGCGTTTACCATCAGGGCATTACCGGGCATCAGTTCTTTTACCTCGTTTTCACCTACGTTAAATGTGGTACGGATGGCCGCGCGTTCAGAGGCAGCCACGATCACTTCGTCGTTAATATAATAATAACAGGGGCGGATACCATTCCGGTCGCGGAAAACAAATCCCAGTCCTTCCCCGGTTAACCCGCCTACCGCAAATCCCCCGTCAAACATGGGGATTACTTCCTGTAGTACGCTTTTAATATCTACGTTGCCGGGATTTTTTTTATCGGCCTCAATCAGGTAATGATGGATGATTTCCATCATTGCCGCCAGGTCGCTCTGTTTCTGGAAATTCCCTGGTACAATATTGAGTTGTTCAAAAAGTTCCTGGGTGTTGACCAGGTTAAAGTTTCCCGCAAGGGCCAGGTTTCGGCCGGGTACCGTATTCCTTTTGATAAAGGGATGGCAAAAATCAGCGTTGTTCTTACCCTGTGTGCCATACCGCAGATGCCCCAGCAACAATTCGCCCAGGAATTTAATATGTCCTTTCATCAAACCGGGATGCTTGAGCGCATCCGGGTTATACCGGCAAACCTCATCTACTTCGTCGGCAATATTTTTAAATAAACCGGAGATGGCCTGGGGTTCTGCGCTGCGCATGCGGTGCAGGAATGGGTAGCCGGGCTCTACATTCAGTTTTACAGCGGCAATACCGGCGCCGTCCTGTCCGCGGTTATGCTGTTTCTCCATCAGGAGGTAGAGCTTGTTCAGCCCCCACATTACGGTTCCATGCTGTTTTAAATAATGGGAGAAGGGTTTGCGGAGCCGGATAAAGGCTAAACCGCATTCATGCTTTATGGGATCACTCATAACTTTATAAAAAGGAAATGCAAAGTTACGATTTTGAAGCTTAAAGATTGCTTAATATAGGTTAAGGCTACGGTATTTTTTAACCGTTACATCTGCATGACAGGGGTGTTTTTTACACAACATCTTCAACCGGCTGTATCTCATAGTATATAGAAGTAAAAACGGTTGTTTGTTATTCGTCGATGGCCCTGTTTAGGAACGTGATCAACGGCTGCAGCGTTTGAAAAGCTTTTACCGTTGTGGTCAGCAAGGTGGGGCTGGTCAATATAGCGTCCGGCAGGTTGGTTAAAGCCGTATAGCTTTTGTATTTGAGATAGGCAGCGGCCGGATTGTCCGGCTCGTATCCCTTTGGAACCCTCGACAAGATCTGCCCTTCTTCAACCGTAAGGCCGCCATAGGTATCCCTGAACTTTTTGGTTCCCAAAACCTTTTCAAACTCCTGGAGATTATAGTCAATCTCCTGCCGCACCTTGGCCAGCTCGGCCGGCATGGGTTGCCAGATGCCGCCGCCGGTGAAGCTGCCGCCGGGTTCGAGGTGAAGATAATACCCGCCCTTTACCGACTTTTTCCCTTCCGGATTGATATACGCGCCAAAATTGGTTTTATAAGGCTCTTTGTTTTTTGAAAAACGCACGTCGCGGTTGATCCGGAA
The sequence above is a segment of the Niabella agricola genome. Coding sequences within it:
- a CDS encoding amidophosphoribosyltransferase — protein: MSDPIKHECGLAFIRLRKPFSHYLKQHGTVMWGLNKLYLLMEKQHNRGQDGAGIAAVKLNVEPGYPFLHRMRSAEPQAISGLFKNIADEVDEVCRYNPDALKHPGLMKGHIKFLGELLLGHLRYGTQGKNNADFCHPFIKRNTVPGRNLALAGNFNLVNTQELFEQLNIVPGNFQKQSDLAAMMEIIHHYLIEADKKNPGNVDIKSVLQEVIPMFDGGFAVGGLTGEGLGFVFRDRNGIRPCYYYINDEVIVAASERAAIRTTFNVGENEVKELMPGNALMVNANGEYEIAEVVTPGERKACSFERIYFSRGSDEKIYKERKALGFNLSEQVLKAIDFDLKNTIFSYIPNTAEVAFLGLHKGMQLYLNKIKIERILSWGKDFDEEKLSEMVNRRIRIDKIAIKDVKMRTFITEDASRNEMVQHVYDITYGTVRPGIDTIVVIDDSIVRGTTLKESIIKMLSRLQPKKIIVVSSCPQIRYPDCYGIDMSKMGDFIAFSAAVEVLKDKGKESLLDELLQKCKDLKEQHLLHTENVVKQLYKSSTVDEITEKIAEMITPAGLNIPVQVIFQSIEDLHKACPNNLGDWYFTGDYPTPGGNRVVNQAFMNYMEGKNERGY
- a CDS encoding DUF2461 domain-containing protein, producing MIQPSTLKFLKDLKFNNNKSWFDANRKAYEAAREDFAAFIDRLITAFGKTEPTVLHLKARDCMFRINRDVRFSKNKEPYKTNFGAYINPEGKKSVKGGYYLHLEPGGSFTGGGIWQPMPAELAKVRQEIDYNLQEFEKVLGTKKFRDTYGGLTVEEGQILSRVPKGYEPDNPAAAYLKYKSYTALTNLPDAILTSPTLLTTTVKAFQTLQPLITFLNRAIDE